The DNA sequence tctatttcAGTGTGATTCCATACTactgggagcccattgaaaagaggcaatgctgccatctgctggccatagttagtagGTGTTTGTGCTTTCACAAGTCCATTGAGTAGGCAGCGCTGTGCAACAACTTCCACTGcccattgaggggaaaaaaaacgtcaattaacgtttttggcggcattcatttggattttagtatacgtcattaaacgtttttggcggtaaaagagttaaaaagtttgtaatgtttaaaaagtgttcAAACTCAAATTCAACAATCAATGCAGAATAGAAATGGAAAACCGTAAATGAGCTGCAGTAAAAGAGCTTGTCCGTACCTGACACTGGTGCTGCATCTTCTTGGAGGGTCGACCAACAATGAAGATCTGTGATGGATGCAGGTTGATGGAGGTGTACACGGAGATGTCTTTGCTGGACCCGTAGCCGGCAAATATCTTCATGTTAGCctgacagaagaagaagaagaagaagagcacaCAAGATCTATAAACAGTTGCGTCACATGAGTTTGACTTTTGACTTCAACATCAAAGACCCCCTGGCCCATTCGGACCTCTGTCAAGGCCTTGAGGAAGTTGGCCTTGTGCCTGAGCGGATCGTGCACCAGGCCGTCGCAGAAGGACACGATGCCGTGCGGGAAGTTGTGCTGCGACAACCAGGCGACCACTCTCTGCTTCTGCATGTCCGGTCGGCCCGTCACGTAGATGATCAGGTAGCCCAAATCCTGCCAGTGCCTGCCCCCCcgcatgcaaaaaaataaataaaataaatcacgtTGATATTCACACATGGGCGAGGACGGCAAAAAGTTGCCCTGATTTTACCTGACGACGTCCACGGCCCCCGCCCGCACTTTGGGGTCGCTGCCCATGATGGACACGCTGGCGGCGAAGGAGCCGTCGATGCTGAACACCACAAACTCGGTGGCGCGAGGGATCACCGTCAAGTAGCTGTCGGCAAACGTGTGGTCGCCCCTAAAAAACGACAACTCGATCAGACGCAAGATACGACCACCGATTATTACGTGCGAGCTGAGAAGTATTGGCAGAGATTCACTTTCtcgaaaatgtacatttttccacaaaatcaacctgttttacttttttttttcccttttaaacatactatttattatgaaaatattaaataaaataaaaactaattctCAAGAATAttcactctttgactgccaaaaacgttaaataacgtttcgtaaaatcctatggaggagtgccaaagacgttaaaagacgtttgtttcaaaacagaggtgaaactaaccattttctattgttgattactgaaaaacggaataaggtagaaacaaactttttttttctgatgaaagatgagagtccaatctttcatttggtagtatgtgtgtttccatagtccaaacacataattttctatggaccttgaaagatcagtcaaaatgcttaaaatcggctggcacccacggcatcccttttctgaaaacgtctggcagtcaaacagttcagtttttctcaaaaatgtAGTTATTACTAGAATATACaacttttcacaaaaaaataaaatgtattaatgtttttatttccctggaatttttttttttttgaagcacatttgagaatttttggggggttaaaatAGCTTTTCTCTGTCAACATGAAACTTAATGAAAATGTACAACTTTTTCTGGAAAATGTACCCTAAGAAAGAGCTtgaagatatatattttttcttgcttGTTACGTAAATAtgcaacttttttgtttgtaagaTTCCATCATTTTCTCAATACTGGAAAAATACTGGACATTTTTCCACAAAATCAACctgttttacttcttttttttttacttgaaaacatactatttattatgaaaatattaaataaaataaaaacaaattctcaAGAATATTCagtttttctcaaaaatgtAGTTATTACTACAATATACaacttttcacaaaaaaaagaaaatgtattaatgtttttatttccctggaattttttttttgaagcacatttgagaatttttggggggttaaaatAGCTTTTCTCTGTCAACATGAAACTTAACGAAAATGTACAACTTCTTCTGGAAAATGTACCCTAAGAAAGATCTtgaagatatatattttttcttgctAGTTACGTAAATAtgcaacttttttgtttgtaagaTTCCATCATTTTCTCAATACTGGGAAAATACTGGACATTTTCCTCAATAAcatgaaatgtaattaaaaaaaaagagaaagaaagtcttttatcttgaaaagattgactgttttttttttttacagacgaCCAAAATTTTATATTctggaaaatgtaaaatattggagagaaaaatatgacatcataaaatatgcaacatttttcttctatgataaatatgtttgttttttattaaagtaCTGTAATGTTTATAGAAACTGAGCTCCTAAAGTgaaacaggcaaaaaaaaaaaaaaaaaatttagtagGACGAGAAAACTCTTCCGTTCTAAAAAGaaagtttttacaaaaacagaaaatgtatttaaaaaaaatccccgggaaaaaaagtttttgggggggtaaaaaTGCTTTCCGTTGTTAACATGAGACTTAacgaaaatatacaactttttctGGAAAATGTATCGTATATTTTTCTAGAAtgtaaattttttggggtgaaaatgtacaacttttttcttgCAAGATTATTTTTCGGAAATAAATAGACATTTGACTTTTATCTTGAAATGACTCTAAAATATTggatatttttcttaaaaaatgtttttaaaaaaacatgattttttttccctaagaAAGATCTTGAAGATACATATTGTGTGCAGCTTTAAATATGCAACTTTTTTGCTTGTAAGATTCCATCATTTTCTCAATATTGGAAAAATACTGGAAAATTTCCTcaataacataaaatataataaaaaaaaaaagtcttacctTGAAAAtattgagggtttttttgttagtttttttgtttttttacagacaaCCAAAATTGTATATTCTGGAAAACGTAaaatttttgggagaaaaatatgacatataatacataaaataaaaaaaattgtacgataaatatgttttttttgttttcttttttaagtacTGTAATGTTATTAGATAcggtgctcttaaagtgacacaaataaaacaaaaagtttctTATCCTCATGAgaaacatttgacttttttccccctcccaagTCCCTTCAGAGGCTCCGCCCATAAGCGAGCAACATACCTGACGACCATTTTGACAGGATAGACGCCGATGCCCAGACGTTTGTCATCAGGAATGACAAAGGACACGCGGCCGCTGCTGTTGGTGACCTCCGTGTTGAAGTAGAGCCACTCTCCCGACGGAGGCTGAGTCATGATGTGCAGGTCCACCTGCGGCACCGCACACATTTAgcacccacgcacgcacgcacgcacgcacgcgtcaCGGCCGAGACGGACGGGAACGCCGACCTTCTCGCCGGCCAGAGTGACCATGTCCAGCGGGCCGTACATGAAGCGACCGGtcaccacctgctggctgtCCTCGGTGAAGACGGCATCGTTGACGCGGTGGTTGGCCGTCACGTTCTGTCAAAGTATGTTACGTGAATTGGACCATTTTCAACTTgatacaattattaaaaaaatggaacattttcccatgtttatttattgatttgatttgattttgtttgattttattatttttttccttttcatttgtttccTTTTCATATGTTTCTATGGCTATAGGTTTTTTCGCGACAGTCTACCTCTGCTTGCATAAATatgcatatattttatattcaggtacattattatacatacatatgttttttgtttgtttgttccctCGCTTGAGTGTGTTTgccatttggggattttttttgttgttgtggtgtgtttgtaaaaaaataaaataattatacatGATTATGTACcatatttgttattgttgttttgaaaagttaattaaaaaaaaaaacgtttgaaagaaagaatttttttttgttttaaatgaaaaccaGAAATTTCTCGATTTTAGATCAAATACTTAAATTGCtggattttaaattaaattaattaattaatctagtTAAATTGCTGACATTTTGCCAAAACCTTACAAGTCACAGTTtggcaaatttaatatttttttaacaaaatctaTACGGTTGGTCAGACAACACGTGTAGATGTAATTTTTATGGATTATTGATTCatctaaagtgttaaaaaattgtgcaattttaaatcaaattcacaaattgcacattttcaactgaatttaaaattatttgcgCTCTAATGAATcactaaattatttattattattatttatatattttaattaaatattgatcaaataaatacaaacaattgtTAAAATTGtctctattttattaaataataagttgctgtattttaaatttcaaattgtaataaaattattcttttaaattaaatagattctttacattttttctttgaattaaatacaatttttgaatttgaaatgcaACTCTTCCACTGTtctatttttaaagaatttcacaaatgacgattttgaatgaattaaaccaaatgttaattttttctcGGGCAGCGATTCTCAACTGGACCCAAAAGTGAGTCGCGGACTCATTTTGAATAAGCGATGTATGTTAGTCACATGGGCATTTCCTGCTGTCTTTCAAAGAAGTGAGATGGAGACGAGACCACCAATCCTACCCTGATCTTCACGTGAGTCCTCTTGCGCAACCACTTCTCGCGAGGTTTGGACGGCTTGAACTCGGACACTTCTTTCCCGTCCAGTTCCAGGATGCTGGAGTTGTCGTGCCTCATAACCTGCGAGACACGTTTGCAAGGTGACAGTTACCATATCTGAATGGGGCTTTGTCACGTATTTAATTCatgtgctcccaaaaacatataaatacgttcaattttaaatgtttgaagtgtcccaaagacgtattaatatgtatcatttttaatgctaaagcattaaagaaggctttgatgcagcctctgaactgaagagaacgcttgaagcaatggtagtagctacaaaaacggccagcaggtggcagcagagtgtaagagctcaaccagggccatgttgaaaacaagctcatttacccacagttttcaacaggaatgtgaataatgatgaaacttatattctaatgctaattgctgcaaaatggaaacagatagaaatagaagaagagactttaatctttcttttggtaggtgtttgttttcatagcaattgaacaaaatattctgtgggccttggaaaatcagtcaaaatccagtaaaacaacagggagcgaagggggattgcttcagtgaaaatggctgggagtgaatgagttaattaacaaaatgtaaaatgaaaaaataaaatctttttttggtcCCATTTTGTAGTAGTTTTACACTCTCTTGCTTACACAGTTCTCACCCTAGACGAGCTAATTTTAAaccttcatatatatattttttaattaaatattgttttgtttatttttgtttttccattgaAAGATATTCATGTAGGTTgtccttatttttttatagtgggtgtcaattatatgcGGATTTTCGCTATTCTTGGTACGGCTGTTCAATTATCACActccacaattaaaaaatcggcataatcgtgaacaaaaataaaagattattaataataattttgagttaaaatttatatattttcacctttttttacttgcataatttcaaatgattttatatatattttatttatattctaatgctaattgctgcaaaatggaaatagacagaaatatacttttttcctgataaaagaagagactataatctttcttttggtaggttccatgtttttatagcaatagaacacaatattctgtgggccttgcaaaatcagtcaaaatcaagtaaaacagctgggagcaaagggggttgcttcagtgaaaatggctgggggtgaatgagttaatgatgtttCTGAGACTGATTTAGCCCCAACCACTAACGCTCTggtcaaatgtaaacaaataattgGTCCGTTGGTGCACACCGACATCAAAATGCCGATGATGCTTTTGAGGTCGAACCTGTCTGAGGAGGAAGGACACCACGTCGGTGGACTCCCAGTAGGACGCGTGGAAAAGATGCGGCAACGCCACAGTGGGGAAGGCGGTCAGCGCGTCGGGGCAGTAGAGCGCAAAGTCCATGCGTTTGGTGCCCCACCAGCGAGCTGCAACTGAGAAAAGAACAGCATGAGTTGCCGGCACTCAAAGATGACATTTCATTTGACAAAAATCAAAGCCCAGCAATCAGCACCAATCCCAGCAGCAGGTGTTGATCTACAGAAGTTTTGTGgagataaaataatttttttttaaaaaagacaccGAAAAACCATCAGAGACAAGAGGAAGGTTATTTGATTGAGAAGAAGGGCAGTTAGGAGCTTCCTTGGCCTGGAGGGTCCGGCCGGGTGCAGTACCTTGGTCCACCTCCGCCTGGGAGTCCAGTGAGACCAGATCGCATATAGCCCTTTGCAGGCCGGGAGACAGGCAGCACTCGGACCCGAGACTTTGACTGTCGCACAGAGCGGTCTCGCCGTCCTTCTCGTCGGCGGCTTCTTTGACTTTCTTGCGAGATTTGGGCGGGCTTTTCAGGAAGAATTTGTTTTGGGTTGACAGGGCCAGCTCAGACAAAAGGCCGGAACTTTTGGTCTGACTAAACGCGTCTTTTTgggctaaaaagaaaagaagcacgtgaaaagcaaaacattggTACTGCAGCGCATCCGTCTGTAAATAGGATTCttgttacagtgtgtgtgtgtgtgtgtgtgtgtgcgcatgtgtgtgtgtgtgtgtgtgtaagtgggTGGGACAATCACACATAAAAGACAACAGGACGTTGGTTGGCCACCAGGATGCATTTCAGCATTGGGAGAAAATGCAAGTTGCATTTAACACTCAAGACAgtgagacagacagaaagacaggGGGCGCTCTTGAGTGGATCTCTAACAGGGCCAGGAGGGGACGAGGGTCTTCGTGTCTACCTGCCTAAGCAAATGGTGTGTTTTCTCAGAATGTACaagaaaaagtgtgtgtgtgtgtgtgtgtcggggggggggggggggttgacagTGGTGGCGTTGGGCGAACACTTACTGTTGGCTATGTTGCCGGCAGTGTAACTGTCTGCCATCCCTGACACCTGGCTGGCAATGCTGACCTCACTGGCGCGCCGCTGGCCCCGCGTGAAGGGGCCCGTGACGGGGGACGAGGGGTACGAACTGTCCATGAAGACACCACCATAAGACTGAACAACATCCGCTATTGAGCCAAACAAGGGAGATCCCATTAGACAAGAGACAAAGGGGAAGGGGTCCGAGGTCAGGGTGGGAGCGGGGGTCATGTGATGGTTTCAGAGGCCAAACTGCGAttggtttaactcattcactcccagccattttcaatgaagcaacctccttcgctcccggctgtttcactggattttgacagatttttgcaaggctcacagaatatattttgttctattactataaaaacatggaacctaccaaaagaaagattagagtctcttctttcatcaggaaaaaaagtatatttatatctgtttccattttgtagcaattagcattagaatatagctaagtttcatcattattcacattcctgttgaactgtgggtaaatgagcttgttttcaacatggccctggttgagctcttatactctgctgccacttgctggccatttgtgtaataactaccatttcttcaactatTCTCTGTagttaagaggctgcatcaaagcctcctgtctgctctaacataaaaaaaaggattaaaaacgtataaatatgttttcaggacaatatttaaaatagaacgtttttatacgtttttgggagcaaattagttaagatCAACTTCTGTTGGACTCTGAAGCATCGTCAAAAGTATGTCCACAAAAAACACATGATGCACGACACAACAGGCAAATGTGCTGGGAAGCACAAAACATGGCAGGAGAGATGTTACGCATTTCAATGTTCAACAAATTGGTGCTTTTTAGGCTAATTCGGTCCAACTGCTAATGTTGACCCGATTACTTTTCGGGGGGAAGGCAAATTATTTAGTTTGCACGACAGTAGACCCACGCATACTTCAcatatttcctgttttttttggggtcaatatttagatattttttggggggggggggggggactacgCCCATTTGTCATGGAAAAAGCATATCAAAGGATTATCTGCatttttgaaagatttttttggggctttgcaaaaacaaaaacgtacacaaaaaaaaacatttgtattttccaatgcatttcaatttgCTTCTCAAGTCTATCCTCCAACTTGTGCAGCGACCGCGAATGGCGACAGACAACACGGACAGATGAAAGCGGAAGACGAGCAAAGGACGGGTGGAGATGCGCAAGGTGAGGTGACAGGAGAGGCTACACACACTCGGGTGTGGCGGGTGCGGCCTTGAGGGCGCCCTCCTGCCAGTTTAGCACGGGCACGGGGATGCACGTCTCGCTGATGGTCTCCTGACAGCGAAGGGACACGGGCGGCCCGCTGTCAAGTAGCAGCGGGGCGTTGCTCTGGACTGTCTCCACTACAGAGGCCAGGTGAAGGCAAGGAAAGGGGTGGAGAGAAGAGGAAGGAAGAGAGGACAAGGAAGACACAAAAACATATGAAGCAAGAACAAGAGACAAAAGAAAAGTCAAGCCCTGAGTGGAGGCCACGTTTTTTTGGAATCGTTTGGACTCGACTACAGTGGATGATCGGTAATTGGAACGCTACAGCTCCCGTGAGTCGGGAGGACGCCGAGGTAAAAATGGTTCGTGAAGGTAAAAAAGGGTCGTTTGCGTGTACTTCTATGGGTGGTTAATTGGTTagctagccattttcactgaagcaacctcctttgctcccggctgtttcactggattttgacagatttttgcaaggctcacagaatatattgtgttctattactataaaaaaatggaaccgaccaaaagaaagattagagtctcttctttaatcaggaaaaaaagtttatttctatctgtttgcgttttgcagcaattagcattagaatatagctaagtttcatcattatttacaaatctgtttagaactgtggggaaaaagagctttttgcaacatggctgatctcttatactctgctgccacctgctggccgtttttgtaataactacgattgcttcaaccgttctgtgcagttgagatgctgcatcaaagccttctgtatgctctagcataaaaacaaaaaaacatataaatatgtccttgggacacttaaaacatttaaattaaaacgtattcatatgtttttgggagcaaatgagttaaaagtagcacatctgttaaaagagtcaggttgattttcatttgtgcagttctagcaccctctggtggctagtttttttttaatgacgtttaattttcataagggatgttttggcctttctatgtttaaaatccccGCTAATGGTCAAATGAAGGGGCATGTAATacgcttgtgaaccgagtcaatatgtggaggaactcaatgtgcgCATGTCCAAATAATGAACCCCTTGCAGGACTGTGACCACATTTGGCTTCCCAACAAGCacaaacagaagaaaaatgCTCAATTTTTCTTTTGAGACGATGACTTATTGTTATGTGACACTGATGAAAAAACAGGACGACATCCACATGTGACAATGTCTTATATtcgtgtgtatgtatatgcgcAATGGTAGGCACACGTGACAGCGCGGCTCACCCAGCAGTGTCGAATTTCCGTCCCCTAGCGGGAAGCGTTGGTAGCGGGGCACGTTGAAGGGAGGCAACAGGTGGAACTTCCTCTCCAGAAGAGGCTCCAGGCGCGAGGCGGAAGGATCGGCCGGATGGAACAAGTTGTACACCTGCTGACAAGCCGGCCGGAGCTGGGCCActaggggggaggggggggggggggggttagtggCTTTTTTTACATGGTATTTTCTTCCAAACCCCCCCATGTGTATGACACAGCACGATGGATTACCGTCCAGCATGGGGATGACCGTCTTCCTCAGGGCCAACACCAGACCCAGCGGCGAGCCGAAGAGGAAAAAGTCGGACACTTCAAAGTCCAGCTTGCCGAGCGCGCCTCCGTCTAACATGGTGCTGCTGCTCGACCTGCGCGAGGTGCCGTCGCCCCGCAGGATGCTGGAGTGCAAACTGCAAGGACATTGCAAAGTTAACGCGAGGCGGGGCCAAGAAATCCAAGATTTGATTATTTGATCATGACATCGTTTATTTAGAGCatgggtctgcaacctgcggctctggagccacatgtggcccgTGGCTCtttgtggatctctaaaaaaatgtgatttttaaaaaaaaaatgtgaaaaacacttatgtccattttttccttcattttttttttttagatttttaagtttttgggatgtctgcattcagtttcatccccccaaaaataaaaatgtaaaaattgacatttgtatttttcacatagcaatgctgatatatatatatatttttttattctttaggtaaaatattctttaaattaattaataattaaataaaaatgaataattaaatatattaaaataaacaccagagtccaaatttttaagttgtcagaaaaagagacaaaaggtagatgaaaaaggggTTTACAAAATACCTAAAAAAGTATAATAAATTAAccataaaaattaattaataattaattaaaaattgacatttgtatttttcacatagcaacgctgatatatatatatatatatatattttattctttaggtaaaatattctttaaattaattaataattaaataaaaatgaataattaaatatattaaaataaacaccagagtccaaatttttaagttgtcagaaaaagagacaaaaggtagatgaaaaaggggTTTACAAAATACCTAAAAAAGTATAATAAATTAAccataaaaattaattaataattaattaaaaattgacatttgtatttttcacatagcaacgctgatatatatatatatatatatttttttattctttaggtaaaatattctttaaattaattaataattaaataaaaatgaataattaaatatattaaaataaacaccagagtccaaatttttaagttgtcagaaaaagagacaaaaggtagatgaaaaagggttttacaaaatacctaaaaaagtttaataaattaaccataaaaattaattaataattaattaaaaattgacatttgtatttttcacatATCAatgctgatatatatatatatttctattctTTAGGTAAAacattctttaaattaattaataattaaatatattaaaataaacaccagagtccaaatttttaaattgtcagaaaaagagacaaaaggtagatgaaaaagggttttacaaaatacctaaaaaagtttaataaattaaccataaaaagaggaaaagcagaaaattaccagaAAATTTCCGTGATATTgccaaaaaattgtcacagaattgaataaaataggtagaaaacaaaatgtttaaaaagttaccataaaatgtccaaaaacaaaagaagaaatcccaaaaatgatcataaatgatgattgtccacaaaattgcccaaaatgtcaaaaaatttatagcaaaaaaggcagaaaaaatgtcccaataatgtccaaaaaagaagagaggcagaaaattaccataatatgtccaGAAAATTGCCAACTTTGGCGCTACCTGGACAGGAAGGCCTGATGCTGCTTGATGGTGTCCAGCTCGTAGGTTGACGAGTCGCTTCTCTTGCGCTGCAGCTGCTGCTTCTTGGCGTCGTCGCCCGAGATGGTTCGCGGAATGTCGATGTTGCTGCGGCTCAGGTGGCGGCTGCCCTCCAGGGTGGGCGAAGCGGACCCCTGCCCGCAGTTCATAATGGTCCCCGGCGACAGGAGGTCCTGGTCCTACCAGGGAGgggtgagaatttttttttcagtgagcGGATATTGACACGTTTGTGAGGTGTCGTATTGATCACCTGTACACTGACAAGACTGCCCCTCCGGCTGCTATTCTGGCTTTCGGTGACTGTCTGGTTGCTGCTGCACAGAGCGTCGAACCCGAGGATTCCTCCCACACAGTCTCCAATAAGGCAGACctgaaaaaacatcaaatggCATCAAAAGAGTACAGTAATTCTGCAGCTATAATCCCAAACCAACCTGTCCGGAGAAGGCGGCCCCGTCCAGAGACTTGATGAAATCGGCGTAGACCTGATTGGCTCTGACGATGACGGTGGAAACGGCTTCCTGGTACTGAGGCGCGGAGGTGGCCAGCAGGGGAAGAGCTGC is a window from the Vanacampus margaritifer isolate UIUO_Vmar chromosome 3, RoL_Vmar_1.0, whole genome shotgun sequence genome containing:
- the LOC144048394 gene encoding membrane-associated phosphatidylinositol transfer protein 2-like isoform X4, coding for MLIKEYRIPMPMSVEEYRIAQLYMIQKKSREESCGEGSGVEILKNKPYTDGPGGTGQYTHKVYHIGMHIPSWFRSILPKAALRVEEESWNAYPYTRTRYTCPFVEKFSIDIETYYMSDTGNQPDVFNMSAADNRQRSVDPIDIVTDPIAPHEYKAEEDPRLYKSAKTQRGPLLDDWIEEYNNNPGRMPIMCAYKLCKVEFRYWGMQSKIERFIHDVGLRKVMVRAHRQAWCWQDEWCGLTMEDIRQLELETQLTLARKMAQFCQVEEATEANGDTPPPAKEQEAKEVAEAEVAVSGAAANTLQPRGMLTKQWSTSSRSSRSSKRGVSPSRHSISEWRMQSIARDSDDSEDEEFFDAHEDFSDGEEVLPKQITKWNSNDLMDKIEASDMEETSGELFKDMADYDRATDGEKLDEMRASVRVPANSAPIPSITVTRHQCESSSQQCLQSSKIHVLVLVLHGGNILDTGGGEQSGKQADVNTIGAAFDSVMRVHYPAALGRLAVRLVPCPAICAEAFSLVSNLSPYGYDESCLSSSQDHIPLAALPLLATSAPQYQEAVSTVIVRANQVYADFIKSLDGAAFSGQVCLIGDCVGGILGFDALCSSNQTVTESQNSSRRGSLVSVQDQDLLSPGTIMNCGQGSASPTLEGSRHLSRSNIDIPRTISGDDAKKQQLQRKRSDSSTYELDTIKQHQAFLSSLHSSILRGDGTSRRSSSSTMLDGGALGKLDFEVSDFFLFGSPLGLVLALRKTVIPMLDVAQLRPACQQVYNLFHPADPSASRLEPLLERKFHLLPPFNVPRYQRFPLGDGNSTLLADVVQSYGGVFMDSSYPSSPVTGPFTRGQRRASEVSIASQVSGMADSYTAGNIANTQKDAFSQTKSSGLLSELALSTQNKFFLKSPPKSRKKVKEAADEKDGETALCDSQSLGSECCLSPGLQRAICDLVSLDSQAEVDQVAARWWGTKRMDFALYCPDALTAFPTVALPHLFHASYWESTDVVSFLLRQVMRHDNSSILELDGKEVSEFKPSKPREKWLRKRTHVKIRNVTANHRVNDAVFTEDSQQVVTGRFMYGPLDMVTLAGEKVDLHIMTQPPSGEWLYFNTEVTNSSGRVSFVIPDDKRLGIGVYPVKMVVRGDHTFADSYLTVIPRATEFVVFSIDGSFAASVSIMGSDPKVRAGAVDVVRHWQDLGYLIIYVTGRPDMQKQRVVAWLSQHNFPHGIVSFCDGLVHDPLRHKANFLKALTEANMKIFAGYGSSKDISVYTSINLHPSQIFIVGRPSKKMQHQCQFITEGYASHLSQLEHNHRSRPAKSSSTRMVLRKGSFGLGANSDFLRKRNHLLRTISSQPAPSSPTPAAAGGHVRPERTQSQSDGEHGAPHAHGPGAAQRSMSITAGCWGRSSSTKMEAGALSPK
- the LOC144048394 gene encoding membrane-associated phosphatidylinositol transfer protein 2-like isoform X6 codes for the protein MSDTGNQPDVFNMSAADNRQRSVDPIDIVTDPIAPHEYKAEEDPRLYKSAKTQRGPLLDDWIEEYNNNPGRMPIMCAYKLCKVEFRYWGMQSKIERFIHDVGLRKVMVRAHRQAWCWQDEWCGLTMEDIRQLELETQLTLARKMAQFCQVEEATEANGDTPPPAKEQEAKEVAEAEVAVSGAAANTLQPRGMLTKQWSTSSRSSRSSKRGVSPSRHSISEWRMQSIARDSDDSEDEEFFDAHEDFSDGEEVLPKQITKWNSNDLMDKIEASDMEETSGELFKDMADYDRATDGEKLDEMRASVRVPANSAPIPSITVTRHQCESSSQQCLQSSKIHVLVLVLHGGNILDTGGGEQSGKQADVNTIGAAFDSVMRVHYPAALGRLAVRLVPCPAICAEAFSLVSNLSPYGYDESCLSSSQDHIPLAALPLLATSAPQYQEAVSTVIVRANQVYADFIKSLDGAAFSGQVCLIGDCVGGILGFDALCSSNQTVTESQNSSRRGSLVSVQDQDLLSPGTIMNCGQGSASPTLEGSRHLSRSNIDIPRTISGDDAKKQQLQRKRSDSSTYELDTIKQHQAFLSSLHSSILRGDGTSRRSSSSTMLDGGALGKLDFEVSDFFLFGSPLGLVLALRKTVIPMLDVAQLRPACQQVYNLFHPADPSASRLEPLLERKFHLLPPFNVPRYQRFPLGDGNSTLLVETVQSNAPLLLDSGPPVSLRCQETISETCIPVPVLNWQEGALKAAPATPESDVVQSYGGVFMDSSYPSSPVTGPFTRGQRRASEVSIASQVSGMADSYTAGNIANTQKDAFSQTKSSGLLSELALSTQNKFFLKSPPKSRKKVKEAADEKDGETALCDSQSLGSECCLSPGLQRAICDLVSLDSQAEVDQVAARWWGTKRMDFALYCPDALTAFPTVALPHLFHASYWESTDVVSFLLRQVMRHDNSSILELDGKEVSEFKPSKPREKWLRKRTHVKIRNVTANHRVNDAVFTEDSQQVVTGRFMYGPLDMVTLAGEKVDLHIMTQPPSGEWLYFNTEVTNSSGRVSFVIPDDKRLGIGVYPVKMVVRGDHTFADSYLTVIPRATEFVVFSIDGSFAASVSIMGSDPKVRAGAVDVVRHWQDLGYLIIYVTGRPDMQKQRVVAWLSQHNFPHGIVSFCDGLVHDPLRHKANFLKALTEANMKIFAGYGSSKDISVYTSINLHPSQIFIVGRPSKKMQHQCQFITEGYASHLSQLEHNHRSRPAKSSSTRMVLRKGSFGLGANSDFLRKRNHLLRTISSQPAPSSPTPAAAGGHVRPERTQSQSDGEHGAPHAHGPGAAQRSMSITAGCWGRSSSTKMEAGALSPK